A single genomic interval of Aedes aegypti strain LVP_AGWG chromosome 1, AaegL5.0 Primary Assembly, whole genome shotgun sequence harbors:
- the LOC5576597 gene encoding zinc finger protein OZF, with product MRDAAWSQVATAFENGDEQEVKTMWRQLRNIHQPRKYRSIYQTSGDSQDNNGPLYDLFLKMETLTNVGDSSQTASQEENHRLLHEVSGTTPKRRFTWKTYFEDDGCIKIRKGGTIRYEKICELCGKQVERSMFEYHMNQHNGVRPYACSYEGCGKQYSNKITRDRHELLIHCQDNYKYECDRCGEKFKTRSTFDYHYAVRHQSQMVPCPICGKLLKHKSLIREHVKRHTVQFPCTVCGKVLQKKYSLDVHMRTHTNEKPYSCELCSQRFMLKVQLKTHLSRDHQLAWDNYVACYGDSGGLQPEQVKKAQQ from the coding sequence ATGCGTGATGCCGCATGGAGTCAGGTTGCTACCGCGTTCGAAAACGGCGACGAGCAAGAAGTGAAAACCATGTGGCGTCAATTGCGGAACATACATCAACCGCGCAAGTATCGTAGCATATACCAAACTTCTGGAGATTCTCAAGACAACAATGGTCCATTGTACGACCTATTCTTGAAAATGGAAACCTTAACCAACGTTGGCGACTCATCGCAAACAGCTTCCCAAGAAGAAAACCATCGGTTGTTGCATGAAGTTAGCGGAACGACTCCCAAGCGTCGCTTCACGTGGAAGACGTATTTCGAAGATGACGGTTGTATCAAGATACGCAAAGGGGGTACTATTCGGTATGAGAAGATTTGCGAATTATGCGGAAAACAGGTGGAACGATCTATGTTCGAGTATCACATGAACCAACACAATGGCGTGAGGCCGTACGCGTGTTCGTACGAAGGATGCGGTAAGCAGTACAGCAACAAAATCACTCGAGATCGACATGAGCTTTTGATCCATTGCCAGGATAACTACAAGTACGAGTGCGATCGATGCGGGGAGAAATTCAAGACCCGAAGCACCTTCGATTATCACTACGCAGTTAGGCACCAAAGTCAAATGGTTCCGTGTCCCATTTGCGGTAAGCTCCTGAAGCACAAGTCTCTCATAAGGGAGCACGTCAAGCGACATACCGTACAATTCCCCTGCACTGTTTGCGGCAAAGTTTTGCAGAAGAAGTATTCGCTGGACGTTCATATGCGAACGCACACCAACGAGAAACCGTACTCGTGCGAGCTTTGCAGCCAGCGTTTTATGCTGAAGGTGCAGTTGAAAACCCATCTATCGAGGGATCACCAACTAGCGTGGGATAATTATGTGGCATGCTACGGTGATAGCGGAGGATTACAACCCGAGCAGGTGAAAAAAGCTCAGCAATAg